The sequence CGGCATAGGCGATGCAGGCTTTTAGGTCTTCTCGCGTTAGGTCGGGAAAGTCGTCGAGAATTTCGGCTTCGGTCATCTCGGAAGCTAGGTACTCAAGGACTTCGTAGACGGTGATTCGCAAACCGCGTACGCAGGGTTTGCCGCTGCGCTTGTTTGGTTCAATTGTAATGTAGTTTCGGTAGTCCATGGTTGAAATTATTGAGGTTGTATTTTCAACATTGAGGTTGCATTTTCAACTTTTTTACAGATGATAGTGCTTACTACTACGCTACTGTGTCTCGTGTTGCTAGTTAGCGTTCAAAAGACTGATGGCTTTCGCCACTCTGTCTACCGGCTAACAGGCCTTCGATGCCAATATGTTCGTCTAAATCGGCCCACTCAATGGCGTAACCATCGCCTAAAAGTTGCCAGTTCTGCCGTTCTTCTTGAGAGGCGTGGAGTAAACGGGATACCAAGATAGAGGAACAACTAAGCTTCGTCCATCCACCAAATCTACGATTAATCTTTCATCTGTCGTTCTGATTTGTGCTGCTAGGGGTTCTGTCTCAAGTACCAAAGTAGTCATGCCATGCCTCCAATATGGAGTAGGGGTTGCTGGTCGCAGGTGACGACGGTGAAGAAGTAGGTGGCTCTTGGGGTTTGGGCGCAGCGACCGCGCATGGATGGGTGAAGGAATTTGTGCGTTTAGGGTTAGGTTACTGGGCAATAAAAATATCAGGGGAGTTGGGTTTCCTTTGTCAACCCAACCTACAAAAGATCTGCGATCACTCTCTGTGATCGCACTAGAATGGAATAATATACTCATTGTCTTCGCTTGCATCCTCCTGAGCATCATAGCCATACTTCGACGAACTTATCGCTGCTTTGTTGAACTTCGAGACAGATTTCATATGCTTATCAAAGTTTATAAGATCGACATTTTTCTCTGCTAGATGTTCAAATTCATCTGCAAAAGTACCCGAGAATTTGGCTTTAGAATAACCTGATGATCTTCCAACAAGGTTGTGAAGCCAGTTTGAATCAGACGTCGAAAGACTAATGCCTAGTTGAATTGGTGGTTTTTTATTTAGCTTGCCTTTTTGATAAGCAGCTATTATCAGCGCACGTAGGTGTGAATTTTGCATTTTACTCACTTGGGATATGAGGTCTTCATCAAGCTGCAAATCACACACAAAAGCTGTCCACAAAAGCCAGGCTATTTCATGATGCTGATTAAATGCTAGGTGTCTTTTTATCAACATAGATACTGTCTCTGACCAGCCCTGTCGATCATAGCCCTCTTGTATCGCGAATCTCTTAGTTAGTAGAAGGCAAACATAGTCAGTGCAATGATCATAATGCCATAAAACACGTTGAAGCATAGCTTCAATGCTTTCCCATGAATTTGATTTATAACATTTTGCTGTATCAAGACGACGTAGAATTAGCTTTATCGGGCTCTGCGATTTGACCAGCTTTGAAATTTCATGCGCTTTGTCAATTGCATACGAGAATTTGTCTGATGACCATACTTCAAGAGATATAGCTCTAAGTTCTTGGGCCCATACGTCGTCAAAGGCCTCAAGGCCGCTAATTACTTTCGTTTTAGTATCGTTGATCTGGAGTTCATATGTTTGCAAAACATCGCGTAGAACTGACAAAACTACTGACGCATCGACCTCACTTCTTACTCCAATATAGAAGTCATCGACGTGACGAACACCCCCGATAATTATTTTTGGATCTATTTCACCTGTCCGACTGAGGAGTTGATTGTCGATTTCACAACTTATAAATTCAGCAAAAATTCTGAACGCGTCAGGGCCAATTGTTACTCCTCTAGTTTGACCGCTTTGGCACTGTTGAGTGAACCAATCAAAAGCATTGAATGTTGCAACAGTAGAGTTATGCGTAAGATTGGCTTTGGCAACGTCACGACCATGAGCTACCCAAGATACCGCATGAGTATAGATGCTTGGAAAAAATTGCGAAATGTCAGCCTTTAATATGTACGGTGAAAAACGAAGTTGAGAAGATATTCGTTCCGTTAGTTCGCTTAAAGCTGGAACAATGATAGCTCGATCTTCCGTATCACGGCCCAACCTGATCCTGTCCAAGGACAGTTTCGAAGACTTAAATTTGGTTTCAAATATTTCCCAATTGCTGGAGATAAACTGGCAAGTGTTGAAATATGGAATAGGATTCACTGTTCCATAAGCTCTCCGATGTCCATCATGCTTTGTACCACTGTAGCGAACGTAATCTGTTGTCCGTTTGTGGAACTTTCGCTTATCTATATCTTGTATCTTTCCCTTAAAGCTTGAAGCTAAATTCTCACTATCGAAGCAAGGTGGTAAGACTTCAGGGAAAAAGCCCTTGTTGAGAAGTAAGTTCCGGATATGTGTCTGCTTTACCATATAAAGTCTTTACTGCCACCCACAGTTGACGCCAAGCGTCTGTATCAGTACTCTTTTACATTAAGCCGTTCAGCAGAACGGTGGTCACGCAGAACTCGAAAATCTTGGCGCTGCCTGAAGGTGTGTCACCACCAACAGACAGCTAACCCCGCAAATCTAACCAGCAGATTGCGAGGCTAAGGTCATGGTACCCTAGCCACCTCAGTTTGCACTTAAACTGCGGGTAGCTAGGGTTTTCGCGTTCTGTCTTCCTCAACCACACATGGAGACAGAACCGATGTTTGAATATCTCGAACCCGATGCCAGCGACGACCAAGACAACCCAGGGACCGGGTCCCTGCCGCGATCGCATGGGACAGGGGGCAACGACCGAGGGACCCGGTCCCTAAAACCCCTCAGCCCCGAGAAAGTGCGCCACATGCTCTACGGCAGCCTGGCCGCCATAGACCGCACCATCAAAATCCTCCACGCCCTCGGCTACACCGACCCCAACGATTGGAGCGACCCCATCCCCGTGCCGCCCACCAGCAGCACCCCTGGCCCAACCTCCCCAGCAGGAACAATCTGGATGGCAATCGCCACCAAAACCGTGCTGATTGAGTAACGCCCCCGCCCGCCCCCGACGGCCTACCCATTGCCGTCGGGGGCTGCGAAGTAATTTGCTGATGGCCGACGGATGGACTGACGAAACGGCCCCACCCAACCAGTTTTTTCACAACCCCAGTGCGATCGCACCCCTACTATCCATAACCAAATGTGCCGAGGACAACAAACAGCCCTGGGCTGACGGGGTATAAACCGTGGGTAAATTTAGCGGTTTTGCCTTAACACCCCGTTGCATTCCAGTCCTCAAGAGCGGTTCAACCCATGGGATACACGCCCAACTATTCTGTCATTTTTAATAACCTGGGCTTTTTCATCCAGGGGGCGATCGCAACGCTGCAACTAGCCATGACCTCCATCGCGCTGGGTCTGGTGCTGGGTATTTTAGGTGCCCTGGGCCGCACCTCCGGCAACCGCATTTTGAACGGTATCGCCGTCGCCTACGTGGAATTTTTTCGCAACACGCCGTTTCTGATTCAGTTGTTTTTCTTTTACTTTGGCTTTTCCAGCGTGGGCCTGCGCATGAGCGCCTGGCAGGCGGCGGTGCTGGCACTGGCGATCAACTTTGGGGCCTACTCCACCGAGATTGTGCGGGCAGGCATCGAGGGCATCGGCAAAGGCCAGGTGGAGGCGGGGATGGCCCTGGGCCTGAAAAAAATGCAGATCTTTCGGCGCATTATCCTGGTGCCCGCCCTGGGGAATATTTACCCTTCCCTGGTAAGCCAGATTGTGATCGCCATTCTGTTTACCAGCGTGGTGTCGCAGATTTCTGCCGAGGAGCTGACCTTTGTGGGCAGCTACCTACAATCGCGCACCTTCCGCAGCTTTGAGATCTACTTCTTTATCTCGCTGCTGTACCTGGCCATGGTGTGGATCGTGAAGCTGGCCGCCTACCTGGTTCAGCGCCGCTTTTTTGGCTTCATGCGCTACGTGCGCTGAGGGTTTTGTAGGTTTATTGCTCTCACCAATCTTGGGTTCTGCTCTATGCAAGATTTCACCCTCACTAACATTACCTACAGCCTGCTGATGGCCACCCGTTGGACGATTGTGCTGTCGCTGATTGCCTTTGTAGGGGGTGGCCTGGTGGGCTTTTTGCTGATGCTGATGCGAATTTCGCCCCTGGCCTGGGTGCGGCTGCCCAGCGTGGTCTACATCGAGTTTTTTCAGGGAACGCCGCTGATCATGCAGCTGTTTCTCGTGTTCTTTGGCATTTCGGTACTGTTTCAGGTCAACCTGTCGGCCTGGGAAGCTGCCACCATCGCCCTGACCACCTACACCAGCGCCTTTTTAGCCGATATCTGGCGCGGTTCCATTGAGGCGATCCCCCAGGGCCAGTGGGAGGCAGCCCGCGCCCTGGGGCTGAACTACGGTAAGCAAATGAAGCAGATCATTCTGCCCCAGGCGGTGAAGATGTCGGTGCCGCCGACGGTCGGGTTTGCAGTGCAGGTGGTGAAGGGCACGTCGCTGGCCTCGGTGATTGGTTTTGTAGAGCTGACGCGATCGGCGGCCTCGATCAGCAATGTCACCTTTCAGCCGTTTTTGGTGTTTTCCATGGCGGCGGTGATCTACTTCTGCCTCTGCTTTCCCCTGTCGCTGCTCAGCAAGCGCCTAGAGCGCCAGTTTGCCTTCCAGTAGCCCTCCCGTCGGGGGCGTAGGGTGCATTCGCGCAGCAATGCACCATCAAGGATCCTCGCAGAAAAAAGCTTCTCCTTGCACAACTTTTGTACACAGAATACAAGGACATAGACGATGACTGTTAAGCGCAATTCCCCTGAAAATCTCAGAC is a genomic window of Nodosilinea sp. E11 containing:
- a CDS encoding amino acid ABC transporter permease, encoding MQDFTLTNITYSLLMATRWTIVLSLIAFVGGGLVGFLLMLMRISPLAWVRLPSVVYIEFFQGTPLIMQLFLVFFGISVLFQVNLSAWEAATIALTTYTSAFLADIWRGSIEAIPQGQWEAARALGLNYGKQMKQIILPQAVKMSVPPTVGFAVQVVKGTSLASVIGFVELTRSAASISNVTFQPFLVFSMAAVIYFCLCFPLSLLSKRLERQFAFQ
- a CDS encoding DUF433 domain-containing protein; protein product: MDYRNYITIEPNKRSGKPCVRGLRITVYEVLEYLASEMTEAEILDDFPDLTREDLKACIAYAADRERRFMTAPLSA
- a CDS encoding DUF2442 domain-containing protein, giving the protein MVSRLLHASQEERQNWQLLGDGYAIEWADLDEHIGIEGLLAGRQSGESHQSFER
- a CDS encoding amino acid ABC transporter permease; the protein is MGYTPNYSVIFNNLGFFIQGAIATLQLAMTSIALGLVLGILGALGRTSGNRILNGIAVAYVEFFRNTPFLIQLFFFYFGFSSVGLRMSAWQAAVLALAINFGAYSTEIVRAGIEGIGKGQVEAGMALGLKKMQIFRRIILVPALGNIYPSLVSQIVIAILFTSVVSQISAEELTFVGSYLQSRTFRSFEIYFFISLLYLAMVWIVKLAAYLVQRRFFGFMRYVR
- a CDS encoding RNA-directed DNA polymerase; translated protein: MVKQTHIRNLLLNKGFFPEVLPPCFDSENLASSFKGKIQDIDKRKFHKRTTDYVRYSGTKHDGHRRAYGTVNPIPYFNTCQFISSNWEIFETKFKSSKLSLDRIRLGRDTEDRAIIVPALSELTERISSQLRFSPYILKADISQFFPSIYTHAVSWVAHGRDVAKANLTHNSTVATFNAFDWFTQQCQSGQTRGVTIGPDAFRIFAEFISCEIDNQLLSRTGEIDPKIIIGGVRHVDDFYIGVRSEVDASVVLSVLRDVLQTYELQINDTKTKVISGLEAFDDVWAQELRAISLEVWSSDKFSYAIDKAHEISKLVKSQSPIKLILRRLDTAKCYKSNSWESIEAMLQRVLWHYDHCTDYVCLLLTKRFAIQEGYDRQGWSETVSMLIKRHLAFNQHHEIAWLLWTAFVCDLQLDEDLISQVSKMQNSHLRALIIAAYQKGKLNKKPPIQLGISLSTSDSNWLHNLVGRSSGYSKAKFSGTFADEFEHLAEKNVDLINFDKHMKSVSKFNKAAISSSKYGYDAQEDASEDNEYIIPF